One segment of Streptomyces sp. YIM 121038 DNA contains the following:
- a CDS encoding endonuclease/exonuclease/phosphatase family protein, protein MPRSAAVSAVVATALAAGLLAATSSAASSTAADAGEVRVHDVQGGTRLSPLAGQQVADVPGIVTGVRTYGSKGFWIQDAKADDDPATSEGVFVYTGTTPTVKAGDAVRVSGTVTEYVPGGAASGNQSLTQLTKPTVTVESSGNELPAPVTIGAKSVPSAYAPAGDPADGNSVNKLPLRPRAYALDLYESLEGMNVRVGSSRVVGASDPYNELWVTVKPHENTTRRGGARYGSYEAQNTGRLQIQQLAPVAERPFPKADVGDALTGTTEGPLDFNQFGGYTLAARSLGEVVRKGLERERTRPQRERELAVATYNVENLDPGDPQAKFDALAQAVVTNLASPDVVALEEIQDNNGAKNDGTVAADQTLKKFTDAIAAAGGPRYAWRSVDPENNKDGGEPGGNIRQVFLYNPERVSFTDRPGGDATTPTDVVREGKRAALTRSPGRIDPANEAWTNSRKPLAGEFTFRGRTVFVIANHFASKGGDESLTSHHQPPSRSSEVQRVKQATAVNAFVRKVRAAERNADVVVVGDINDFEFSPATQALEAGGALRAGIKSLPRAERYSYVYQGNSQVLDQILVSPGVGRFAYDSVHVNAEFADQNSDHDPQVIRFKP, encoded by the coding sequence ATGCCCAGATCCGCCGCCGTGAGCGCGGTCGTCGCCACCGCCCTCGCCGCCGGTCTGCTCGCCGCGACCAGCTCGGCGGCCTCCTCCACGGCCGCGGACGCCGGCGAGGTGCGCGTGCACGACGTCCAGGGCGGCACGCGCCTCTCCCCGCTCGCGGGTCAGCAGGTCGCCGACGTGCCGGGCATCGTCACCGGAGTACGGACGTACGGCTCGAAGGGCTTCTGGATCCAGGACGCGAAGGCGGACGACGACCCCGCCACCAGCGAGGGCGTCTTCGTCTACACCGGCACCACGCCGACCGTGAAGGCGGGCGACGCGGTCCGCGTCTCCGGCACGGTCACCGAGTACGTCCCCGGCGGCGCCGCCTCCGGCAACCAGTCCCTCACGCAGCTCACCAAGCCGACCGTGACCGTCGAGTCCTCGGGCAACGAGCTGCCCGCCCCCGTCACGATCGGCGCCAAGTCGGTGCCGTCCGCGTACGCGCCCGCCGGTGACCCGGCCGACGGCAACAGCGTCAACAAGCTGCCGCTGCGGCCCCGCGCGTACGCCCTGGACCTCTACGAGTCCCTTGAGGGCATGAACGTACGCGTCGGCTCCTCGCGCGTGGTCGGCGCGAGCGACCCGTACAACGAGCTCTGGGTGACCGTGAAGCCGCACGAGAACACCACCCGGCGCGGGGGCGCGCGCTACGGCTCGTACGAGGCGCAGAACACCGGGCGGCTCCAGATCCAGCAGCTGGCCCCGGTCGCCGAGCGGCCGTTCCCGAAGGCGGACGTCGGGGACGCCCTGACCGGGACCACCGAAGGGCCGCTGGACTTCAACCAGTTCGGCGGGTACACGCTCGCCGCGCGCTCCCTCGGCGAGGTCGTGCGCAAGGGCCTGGAGCGGGAGCGCACCCGGCCGCAGCGCGAGCGCGAGCTCGCCGTGGCGACGTACAACGTGGAGAACCTGGACCCGGGCGACCCGCAGGCCAAGTTCGACGCGCTCGCGCAGGCGGTGGTCACGAACCTCGCCTCGCCGGACGTCGTGGCCCTGGAGGAGATCCAGGACAACAACGGCGCGAAGAACGACGGCACGGTGGCCGCCGACCAGACCCTGAAGAAGTTCACGGACGCCATCGCCGCGGCGGGCGGCCCGCGCTACGCGTGGCGCTCGGTCGACCCGGAGAACAACAAGGACGGCGGCGAGCCCGGCGGCAACATCCGCCAGGTCTTCCTCTACAACCCCGAGCGGGTGTCCTTCACCGACCGCCCGGGCGGCGACGCGACCACGCCGACGGACGTCGTGCGCGAGGGGAAGCGCGCCGCGCTCACCCGCTCGCCCGGCCGGATCGACCCGGCGAACGAGGCGTGGACCAACAGCCGCAAGCCGCTCGCGGGCGAGTTCACCTTCCGCGGCAGGACCGTCTTCGTGATCGCCAACCACTTCGCCTCCAAGGGCGGCGACGAGTCCCTGACCTCCCACCACCAGCCGCCGAGCCGCTCCTCGGAGGTCCAGCGCGTGAAGCAGGCCACGGCGGTCAACGCCTTCGTGCGCAAGGTCCGCGCGGCCGAGCGGAACGCGGACGTCGTGGTCGTCGGCGACATCAACGACTTCGAGTTCTCCCCGGCCACCCAGGCCCTGGAGGCGGGCGGCGCGCTGCGCGCGGGCATCAAGTCCCTGCCCCGCGCCGAGCGCTACTCCTACGTCTACCAGGGCAACTCCCAGGTCCTCGACCAGATCCTGGTCAGCCCGGGGGTCGGCCGCTTCGCCTACGACAGCGTCCACGTGAACGCCGAGTTCGCCGACCAGAACAGCGACCACGACCCCCAGGTCATCCGCTTCAAGCCGTAG
- a CDS encoding antibiotic biosynthesis monooxygenase: MTQRLTTPPAPLAGDAGLTFFSTWRLGTPERQRAAAEAIARAWESREWPHEGLLSYSVYEGLDGRTLMHHSQWRDEQAYQDFFARGRDERNAEIDAAVPGIERVGLTKTSRYRSVGPEAGVPTGFTTVEADLEGADPDRRRGWADASLAAHAGVPGLVAAHAHLSTDGTRGLTYAQWTQETGGAVADGTLKRYRFAFGVGPTA, from the coding sequence ATGACGCAGCGCCTGACCACACCCCCCGCCCCGCTCGCCGGGGACGCGGGCCTGACCTTCTTCAGCACCTGGCGCCTCGGCACGCCCGAGCGGCAGCGGGCCGCGGCCGAGGCGATCGCCCGCGCCTGGGAGAGCCGGGAGTGGCCGCACGAGGGGCTGCTGTCGTACAGCGTGTACGAGGGCCTCGACGGCCGGACCCTGATGCACCACTCGCAGTGGCGCGACGAGCAGGCCTACCAGGACTTCTTCGCGCGGGGGCGCGACGAGCGGAACGCGGAGATCGACGCGGCGGTGCCGGGGATCGAGCGGGTCGGTCTGACGAAGACGAGCCGCTACCGGAGCGTGGGCCCGGAAGCGGGCGTGCCCACGGGCTTCACGACGGTCGAGGCCGACCTCGAAGGGGCGGACCCCGACCGTCGCCGAGGCTGGGCGGACGCCTCGCTCGCCGCGCACGCCGGGGTGCCCGGCCTCGTCGCCGCGCACGCGCATCTGAGTACGGACGGGACGCGGGGCCTCACGTACGCGCAGTGGACGCAGGAGACCGGGGGCGCGGTGGCGGACGGCACCTTGAAGCGGTACCGGTTCGCCTTCGGCGTGGGGCCTACGGCTTGA
- a CDS encoding SGNH/GDSL hydrolase family protein: protein MTSHPYARYVAVGDSRTEGLGDGDEHRGYRGWADRLAEILAVGHPDFSYANLAVRGRVTERVKDDQLGPALALKPDLATVVAGVDDLVGPGYDAARTARTMEEMFAELTGAGACVATVTIPDIGRIAPLARRAQPRVMDLNARIRAAADRHGVVVLDLFPQRITADPRLWSPDRMHASPLGHARIAAGVADALGVPGYADWARPLPPLARVSAIGGAAQEVRWLAGAAGPWVRRRAWRWRVPRNDGHTAKRPGLDVVTLSERA, encoded by the coding sequence ATGACCTCGCATCCGTACGCGCGGTACGTCGCCGTCGGAGACAGCCGTACCGAAGGGCTCGGCGACGGTGACGAACACCGTGGCTACCGTGGCTGGGCCGACCGGCTCGCGGAGATCCTCGCCGTCGGCCACCCGGACTTCTCGTACGCCAACCTCGCGGTGCGCGGCCGCGTCACGGAGCGGGTGAAGGACGACCAGCTCGGGCCCGCCCTGGCCCTGAAGCCGGACCTGGCGACCGTGGTGGCCGGGGTCGACGACCTGGTCGGGCCGGGCTACGACGCGGCCCGCACGGCCCGCACCATGGAGGAGATGTTCGCCGAACTCACCGGGGCGGGCGCCTGCGTGGCCACGGTGACCATCCCCGACATCGGCCGCATCGCCCCGCTCGCGCGCCGCGCGCAGCCCCGCGTGATGGACCTCAACGCCCGCATCCGCGCGGCCGCCGACCGGCACGGCGTCGTCGTGCTCGACCTGTTCCCGCAGCGGATCACGGCCGACCCGCGGCTGTGGAGCCCCGACCGGATGCACGCGAGCCCGCTCGGCCACGCCCGGATCGCCGCGGGCGTCGCCGACGCGCTCGGCGTCCCCGGGTACGCGGACTGGGCCCGGCCGCTGCCGCCGCTCGCGCGGGTCTCCGCGATCGGCGGCGCGGCGCAGGAGGTGCGGTGGCTCGCGGGGGCGGCGGGCCCGTGGGTGCGGCGGCGGGCCTGGCGGTGGCGCGTGCCGCGCAACGACGGGCACACCGCGAAGCGGCCGGGCCTCGACGTGGTGACGCTGTCGGAACGGGCTTGA